One Carassius gibelio isolate Cgi1373 ecotype wild population from Czech Republic chromosome A20, carGib1.2-hapl.c, whole genome shotgun sequence DNA segment encodes these proteins:
- the LOC127938228 gene encoding sec1 family domain-containing protein 2-like translates to MLVAKQKEAVMEVRRQLVKAASKENLPIKIGQVTAKQLCSYVQLGSLESHSGVLQLGLAAAQALCHPTLTRWDACLAFERLLLQGHTHMFLAPALSFTPPAHLHIHTHTHTNSD, encoded by the exons ATGCTGGTTGCTAAGCAAAAGGAGGCAGTGATGGAAGTGAGGAGGCAACTGGTCAAGGCAGCCAGCAAAGAAAACCTGCCAATCAAAATAG GGCAGGTTACAGCCAAACAGCTTTGTTCATATGTGCAGTTGGGGTCCCTGGAAAGCCACAGTGGGGTCCTACAGCTGGGACTGGCTGCTGCTCAAGCTCTCTGTCATCCCACCCTCACACGCTGGGACGCCTGCCTTGCCTTTGAGAGACTCCTCCTGCAG ggtcacacacataTGTTTTTGGCACCAGCCCTCAGCTTCACTCCTCCCGCTCAtctccacatacacacacacacgcacacaaacagtGATTGA